One genomic region from Populus nigra chromosome 8, ddPopNigr1.1, whole genome shotgun sequence encodes:
- the LOC133702416 gene encoding uncharacterized protein LOC133702416, which yields MLNWSLSKLHSRDEPKAARMDTKIVALRNGTGATQRKERKSRDRKLSRSIKRIRADMVEISKGHKRIKEGQEEVRGRFEEISKEAAKLKEETNLISKQSAANQVRLDLMFQIVKARSENDTARDAVLTQTLRELMASKSKLPDEIKEQDLAS from the exons ATGCTGAATTGGTCGTTAAGCAAGCTACACAGCCGCGACGAGCCAAAAGCTGCACGTATGGATACAAAGATAGTTGCGCTGAGGAATGGCACAGGAGCAACTCAAAGAAAG GAAAGAAAATCAAGGGACAGAAAACTATCCAGGAGCATCAAAAGGATAAGAGCTGACATGGTGGAGATTAGCAAGGGGCATAAACGTATTAAAGAGGGGCAAGAAGAAGTGAGGGGAAGATTTGAAGAAATAAGCAAAGAGGCTGCCAAGCTGAAGGAGGAAACTAATCTAATCTCCAAGCAGAGCGCTGCGAATCAAGTCAGGCTTGATCTTATGTTTCAGATTGTCAAAGCAAGATCAGAGAACGATACTGCCAGGGACGCCGTACTGACGCAAACTTTGCG GGAACTAATGGCGAGCAAGAGCAAGCTCCCCGACGagataaaagaacaagatttaGCAAGTTAA